The Streptomyces sp. NBC_00344 genome includes a window with the following:
- a CDS encoding enhanced serine sensitivity protein SseB, with translation MAWPGNELEEVLTASVGNPAAGGRLIEVLGRSNLWVPLPNGGSNDSRALDLPTLDIEGGAYVPVFSSEAQFLQCVGSHLSFTVAPAVAFARGLPPQLGIAVNPGGAIGVPLPPPAVAELCRAGRTSLDGPASGGRVRLFEPDWQDDPVDFLSAAAGEFEQIGAVSSARRALASIEGGDPVLFVGVEFSAWEGEGRDAPMDALGRVLGRVEVRWPVNLVLLDVAQDPVADWMLERVRPFYVRDALTPS, from the coding sequence ATGGCATGGCCGGGCAACGAGCTCGAAGAGGTACTGACGGCCTCGGTCGGTAACCCCGCCGCGGGCGGCCGGCTGATCGAGGTGCTGGGACGCAGCAATCTCTGGGTGCCGCTGCCCAACGGCGGCAGCAACGACAGCCGTGCGCTCGACCTGCCCACGCTCGACATCGAGGGCGGGGCGTACGTCCCCGTCTTCAGCTCCGAGGCACAGTTCCTGCAGTGCGTCGGATCCCATCTCTCCTTCACGGTGGCGCCCGCCGTCGCATTCGCCCGGGGTCTTCCCCCGCAGCTGGGCATAGCCGTGAACCCGGGCGGCGCGATCGGTGTGCCGCTGCCGCCGCCCGCCGTGGCGGAGCTCTGCCGGGCCGGGCGCACGTCCCTGGACGGACCTGCGAGCGGTGGCCGGGTGCGGCTGTTCGAACCGGACTGGCAGGACGACCCGGTCGACTTCCTCTCGGCGGCGGCAGGCGAGTTCGAGCAGATCGGGGCGGTCAGCTCGGCGCGCAGGGCGCTGGCCTCGATCGAGGGCGGGGATCCGGTGCTCTTCGTCGGAGTCGAGTTCTCGGCCTGGGAAGGCGAGGGCCGGGACGCCCCGATGGATGCTCTCGGCCGGGTACTGGGCCGGGTCGAGGTGCGCTGGCCGGTCAATCTGGTCCTGCTGGACGTGGCGCAGGATCCGGTGGCCGACTGGATGCTGGAAAGGGTGCGGCCCTTCTATGTCAGGGACGCGCTGACGCCCTCCTGA
- a CDS encoding AAA family ATPase — protein sequence MTGQGRSAATATGGPGAVPARSGAVRREADGPPRPTVRDLRARAGHSPHRLRFSPGDVVVVSGLPGSGKSTLLRRAAGAHRIDSQDVRDRWERRMPRFLPYWSYRPLVRAAHYAGLWRALRSGRDVVVHDCGTQAWVRARLAGAARRRGGALHLLLLDVPPEVARAGQDERGRGVSAYAFARHRHAVGRLVREAERERLPAGCGSAVLLDREAAGTLRRIGFGDGPWSGEGQSHDRPQGR from the coding sequence ATGACGGGACAGGGACGGAGCGCGGCCACGGCGACCGGCGGTCCGGGTGCGGTACCGGCCAGGTCCGGGGCCGTGCGGCGGGAGGCCGACGGGCCGCCGCGGCCCACGGTCCGCGATCTGCGCGCGAGGGCCGGGCACAGTCCGCACCGGCTCCGGTTCTCCCCGGGGGACGTGGTCGTGGTGTCCGGTCTGCCGGGCAGCGGAAAGTCCACCCTGTTACGACGCGCGGCCGGCGCGCATCGCATCGACTCGCAGGACGTGCGGGACCGCTGGGAGCGCCGGATGCCCCGGTTCCTGCCCTACTGGAGCTACCGCCCGCTGGTGCGCGCGGCCCACTACGCAGGTCTGTGGCGGGCGTTGAGATCCGGCCGGGACGTGGTGGTGCACGACTGCGGGACCCAGGCCTGGGTACGCGCCCGGCTCGCCGGAGCGGCGCGGCGCCGCGGGGGAGCCCTGCATCTGCTGCTGCTCGACGTCCCTCCAGAGGTGGCGCGGGCGGGCCAGGACGAGCGCGGCCGGGGCGTCTCCGCGTACGCGTTCGCCAGGCACCGGCACGCGGTCGGCCGGCTGGTGCGCGAAGCGGAGCGCGAGCGGCTGCCTGCGGGCTGTGGTTCGGCGGTGCTGCTCGACCGGGAGGCTGCGGGAACCCTGCGCCGGATCGGCTTCGGGGACGGGCCGTGGTCCGGGGAAGGGCAGAGTCACGACCGTCCACAGGGTCGTTAG
- the gcvT gene encoding glycine cleavage system aminomethyltransferase GcvT has translation MSTAPRLTALDATHRSLGATMTDFAGWDMPLRYASERDEHNAVRTRAGLFDLSHMGEITVTGPGAVDLLNYALVGNIGTVGAGRARYTMICREDGGILDDLIVYRLDDTEYMVVANAGNAQTVLDALAERSAGFDAEVRDDRDAYALIAVQGPESPGILKSLTDADLDGLKYYAGLPGTVAGVPALIARTGYTGEDGFELFVAPSDAVRLWQALTEAGAPAGLVPCGLSCRDTLRLEAGMPLYGHELTTALTPFDAGLGRVVKFEKEGDFVGRSSLEAAAERAVSSPPRKLVGLIAEGRRVPRAGYPVVAGGQVIGEVTSGAPSPTLGKPLAIAYVDAAHAEPGTSGVGVDIRGTHEPYEVVALPFYKRRK, from the coding sequence ATGAGCACCGCCCCCCGTCTCACCGCCCTCGACGCGACCCACCGTTCGCTCGGCGCGACGATGACCGACTTCGCCGGCTGGGACATGCCGCTGCGCTACGCCAGCGAGCGCGACGAGCACAACGCCGTACGGACCCGCGCCGGACTCTTCGACCTCTCCCACATGGGCGAGATCACCGTCACCGGACCGGGCGCCGTGGATCTGCTGAACTACGCCCTGGTCGGCAACATCGGCACGGTCGGCGCGGGCCGCGCCCGGTACACGATGATCTGCCGGGAGGACGGCGGCATCCTCGACGACCTGATCGTCTACCGGCTGGACGACACCGAATACATGGTCGTGGCCAATGCGGGCAACGCGCAGACCGTGCTGGACGCGCTGGCCGAGCGCTCGGCGGGCTTCGATGCCGAGGTGCGCGACGACCGCGACGCGTACGCGCTGATCGCCGTGCAGGGCCCCGAGTCCCCCGGCATCCTGAAGTCGCTGACCGACGCGGACCTGGACGGGCTGAAGTACTACGCGGGCCTGCCCGGCACGGTGGCCGGCGTTCCGGCGCTGATCGCCCGCACCGGCTACACCGGCGAGGACGGCTTCGAGCTGTTCGTCGCCCCGTCCGACGCCGTCCGGCTGTGGCAGGCACTGACCGAGGCAGGCGCCCCCGCCGGTCTGGTGCCCTGCGGCCTCTCCTGCCGCGACACCCTGCGTCTGGAGGCCGGCATGCCGCTGTACGGGCACGAGCTGACCACCGCTCTGACCCCCTTCGACGCCGGGCTCGGCCGGGTCGTCAAGTTCGAGAAGGAGGGCGACTTCGTCGGGCGTTCCTCCCTGGAGGCCGCCGCCGAGCGGGCTGTCTCCAGCCCTCCGCGCAAGCTCGTCGGTCTGATCGCCGAGGGCCGCCGCGTCCCCCGGGCGGGCTACCCGGTCGTGGCCGGCGGCCAGGTGATCGGCGAGGTCACATCCGGTGCCCCGTCGCCCACTCTCGGCAAGCCCCTCGCCATCGCCTACGTCGACGCGGCCCACGCCGAGCCCGGCACCTCCGGCGTGGGCGTGGACATCCGCGGTACGCATGAGCCGTACGAGGTCGTGGCACTCCCCTTCTACAAGCGCCGGAAGTGA
- the gcvH gene encoding glycine cleavage system protein GcvH, whose amino-acid sequence MSNPQQLRYSKEHEWLSVAEDGVSTVGITEFAANALGDVVYAQLPEAGSTVTAGETCGELESTKSVSDLYAPVSGEITEINQDVIDDPSLVNTAPFEGGWLFKVRVTGEPDDLLTADEYDALSAGN is encoded by the coding sequence ATGAGCAACCCCCAGCAGCTGCGTTACAGCAAGGAGCACGAGTGGCTGTCGGTCGCCGAGGACGGCGTCTCGACGGTCGGCATCACGGAGTTCGCGGCCAACGCGCTCGGTGACGTCGTCTACGCCCAGCTCCCTGAGGCCGGCTCCACGGTGACCGCGGGAGAGACCTGCGGTGAGCTGGAGTCGACCAAGTCGGTCAGCGATCTGTACGCCCCGGTGTCCGGTGAGATCACCGAGATCAACCAGGACGTCATCGACGACCCGTCGCTGGTGAACACCGCTCCCTTCGAGGGCGGTTGGCTGTTCAAGGTGCGCGTCACCGGCGAGCCGGACGATCTGCTCACCGCCGACGAGTACGACGCTCTCTCCGCCGGCAACTAG
- the glyA gene encoding serine hydroxymethyltransferase, producing the protein MSLLNSSLHELDPDVAAAVDAELDRQQSTLEMIASENFAPVAVMEAQGSVLTNKYAEGYPGRRYYGGCEHVDVIEQIAIDRVKALFGAEHANVQPHSGAQANAAAMFALLKPGDTIMGLNLAHGGHLTHGMKINFSGKLYNVVAYHVDEQTGQVDMAEVARLAKESQPKLIVAGWSAYPRQLDFAAFRKIADEVGAYLMVDMAHFAGLVAAGLHPSPVPHAHVVTTTTHKTLGGPRGGVILSTAELAKKINSAVFPGQQGGPLEHVIAAKAVSFKVAATDDFKDRQQRTLEGARILAERLVQDDVTEHGVSVLSGGTDVHLVLVDLRNSELDGQQAEDRLHEVGITVNRNAVPNDPRPPMVTSGLRIGTPALATRGFRTEDFTEVADIIAAALKPAYDREALAARVSALAGKHPLYPGL; encoded by the coding sequence ATGTCGCTTCTGAACTCCTCCCTCCACGAGCTCGACCCGGACGTCGCCGCCGCCGTCGACGCCGAGCTCGACCGTCAGCAGTCCACCCTCGAAATGATCGCCTCGGAGAACTTCGCTCCGGTCGCCGTCATGGAGGCGCAGGGCTCGGTCCTGACCAACAAGTACGCCGAGGGCTACCCCGGCCGCCGCTACTACGGCGGCTGCGAGCACGTCGACGTCATCGAACAGATCGCGATCGACCGGGTGAAGGCGCTGTTCGGCGCCGAGCACGCCAACGTGCAGCCGCACTCGGGCGCCCAGGCCAACGCGGCCGCGATGTTCGCGCTGCTCAAGCCCGGTGACACGATCATGGGCCTGAACCTCGCCCACGGCGGGCACCTGACCCACGGCATGAAGATCAACTTCTCCGGCAAGCTCTACAACGTGGTCGCGTACCACGTCGACGAGCAGACCGGCCAGGTCGACATGGCCGAGGTCGCACGCCTCGCCAAGGAGTCCCAGCCGAAGCTGATCGTGGCCGGCTGGTCGGCGTATCCGCGCCAGCTGGACTTCGCCGCGTTCCGGAAGATCGCCGACGAGGTCGGCGCGTATCTGATGGTCGACATGGCGCACTTCGCCGGCCTGGTGGCGGCGGGTCTTCACCCCTCCCCCGTGCCGCACGCGCACGTCGTCACCACCACCACGCACAAGACCCTCGGCGGCCCGCGCGGTGGCGTGATTCTTTCCACAGCCGAGCTCGCCAAGAAGATCAACTCCGCGGTCTTCCCCGGCCAGCAGGGCGGCCCGCTGGAGCACGTGATCGCGGCCAAGGCGGTCTCCTTCAAGGTCGCGGCGACCGACGACTTCAAGGACCGTCAGCAGCGCACCCTGGAGGGCGCCCGCATCCTGGCCGAGCGCCTGGTGCAGGACGATGTCACCGAGCACGGTGTCTCGGTACTCTCCGGCGGCACGGATGTGCACCTGGTCCTCGTCGACCTGCGCAACTCCGAGCTGGACGGCCAGCAGGCCGAGGACCGTCTCCACGAGGTCGGTATCACGGTCAACCGCAACGCGGTCCCGAACGACCCGCGGCCCCCGATGGTGACGTCGGGCCTGCGCATCGGTACACCGGCGCTGGCGACCCGCGGTTTCCGGACCGAGGACTTCACCGAGGTGGCGGACATCATCGCGGCCGCGCTGAAGCCGGCGTACGACCGGGAGGCACTGGCCGCCCGGGTCAGCGCACTGGCCGGGAAGCACCCGCTGTACCCCGGTCTGTAG
- a CDS encoding L-serine ammonia-lyase: protein MAISVFDLFSIGIGPSSSHTVGPMRAARMFARRLKNEGLLAHTASVRAELFGSLGATGHGHGTPKAVLLGLEGESPRTVDVEHADQRIDHIRDTGRINLLGAHEIAFDYDRDLKLHRRKALPYHANGMTVSARDHEGVLLLEKTYYSVGGGFVVDEDAVGEDRIVLDDTVLKHPFRTGDELLRQTRETGLSISALMLDNEKAWRSEAEIRAGLLDIWGVMQSCVSRGISREGILPGGLKVRRRAAHSARQLRAEGDPLAHAMEWITLYAMAVNEENAAGGRVVTAPTNGAAGIIPAVLHYYINFIPGADEDGVVRFLLAAGAIGMLFKENASISGAEVGCQGEVGSACSMAAGALAEVLGGSPEQVENAAEIGMEHNLGLTCDPVGGLVQIPCIERNGMAAVKAVTAAKMAMRGDGSHKVSLDKVIKTMKETGADMSVKYKETARGGLAVNIIEC from the coding sequence GTGGCCATCTCGGTCTTCGACCTGTTCTCGATCGGCATCGGCCCGTCCAGCTCCCATACGGTCGGCCCCATGCGCGCGGCCCGGATGTTCGCCCGGCGCCTGAAGAACGAGGGCCTGCTGGCCCACACCGCGTCGGTACGCGCCGAGCTCTTCGGTTCCCTGGGTGCGACCGGCCACGGACACGGCACCCCCAAGGCGGTGCTCCTCGGCCTGGAGGGCGAATCCCCCCGCACGGTCGATGTCGAGCACGCCGACCAGCGGATCGACCACATCCGCGACACCGGCCGCATCAACCTCCTGGGCGCGCACGAAATCGCCTTCGACTACGACCGGGACCTGAAGCTGCACCGCCGCAAGGCACTGCCGTACCACGCCAACGGTATGACGGTGTCCGCCCGCGATCACGAGGGCGTCCTGCTGCTGGAGAAGACGTACTACTCGGTGGGCGGTGGCTTCGTCGTCGACGAGGACGCCGTCGGCGAAGACCGCATCGTGCTCGACGACACCGTGCTGAAGCACCCCTTCCGCACCGGCGACGAGCTGCTCCGGCAGACCCGCGAGACCGGCCTGTCGATCTCCGCCCTGATGCTCGACAACGAGAAGGCCTGGCGCAGCGAGGCCGAGATCCGCGCGGGGCTCCTCGACATCTGGGGGGTCATGCAGTCCTGCGTCTCCCGCGGTATCTCCCGTGAGGGCATACTCCCCGGCGGCCTCAAGGTCCGCCGCCGCGCCGCCCACTCGGCCCGCCAGCTGCGCGCCGAGGGCGATCCGCTGGCCCACGCCATGGAGTGGATCACCCTCTACGCGATGGCGGTGAACGAGGAGAACGCCGCGGGCGGCCGCGTCGTCACCGCGCCGACGAACGGCGCGGCCGGCATCATCCCGGCGGTCCTGCACTACTACATCAACTTCATCCCCGGCGCCGACGAGGACGGTGTCGTCCGCTTCCTGCTCGCGGCCGGCGCCATCGGCATGCTCTTCAAGGAGAACGCCTCCATCTCCGGCGCCGAGGTCGGCTGCCAGGGCGAGGTCGGCTCCGCCTGCTCCATGGCGGCCGGCGCGCTGGCCGAGGTACTCGGCGGCTCCCCCGAGCAGGTGGAGAACGCCGCCGAAATCGGCATGGAACACAATCTGGGCCTCACCTGCGACCCGGTCGGTGGTCTCGTCCAGATCCCGTGCATCGAGCGCAACGGCATGGCGGCGGTCAAGGCGGTCACCGCGGCCAAGATGGCGATGCGCGGCGACGGCAGCCACAAGGTGTCGCTGGACAAGGTCATCAAGACCATGAAGGAGACCGGCGCCGATATGTCGGTGAAGTACAAGGAGACCGCGCGTGGCGGGCTCGCGGTGAACATCATCGAGTGCTGA
- a CDS encoding 4'-phosphopantetheinyl transferase family protein produces MIESSARIPAGLVLEEAAPVSTPLPEDRTPVVWLVDVAGQGNTAARLAPGILDGSERSRLASFHREEDRARYATAHVALRLLLGAQLGLAPSRVRLARESCPCCGGPHGRPVTSDGPVHFSLSHSGGLVLIGFSSAPVGVDVEETPDIAVAREVSRELHPLEARELAALPEGDRPTAFARVWARKEACLKGLGTGLGRSPSLDYVGTDPASPSSPDGWRVEDVAVPDGYAAATAVRTAP; encoded by the coding sequence GTGATCGAATCCTCCGCCCGCATACCGGCCGGCCTCGTTCTGGAAGAAGCGGCGCCGGTGAGCACCCCGCTGCCCGAAGACCGGACACCCGTCGTGTGGCTGGTGGATGTCGCCGGGCAGGGGAACACGGCGGCCAGGCTCGCTCCCGGGATTCTGGACGGGAGCGAGCGGTCACGCCTGGCGTCCTTCCACCGCGAGGAGGACCGCGCGCGTTACGCCACGGCGCATGTGGCCCTGCGGTTGCTGCTCGGTGCCCAGCTGGGCCTGGCGCCGTCCCGCGTACGGCTGGCGCGCGAATCCTGCCCCTGCTGTGGCGGCCCGCACGGCCGGCCGGTGACGAGCGACGGACCGGTCCACTTCTCGCTGTCGCACAGCGGCGGCCTTGTGCTGATCGGCTTCTCCTCCGCGCCCGTGGGCGTGGATGTGGAGGAGACGCCGGACATCGCGGTGGCGAGAGAGGTGAGCAGGGAGCTCCATCCGCTGGAGGCGAGGGAGTTGGCGGCGTTGCCCGAGGGCGACCGGCCGACCGCGTTCGCTCGGGTGTGGGCGCGTAAGGAGGCCTGCCTCAAGGGCCTGGGGACCGGTCTCGGCCGCAGCCCGTCACTCGACTACGTGGGCACCGACCCTGCGTCGCCCTCCTCCCCGGACGGATGGCGGGTCGAGGATGTAGCGGTGCCCGACGGATACGCGGCCGCGACGGCTGTTCGGACGGCCCCGTGA
- a CDS encoding ricin-type beta-trefoil lectin domain protein codes for MKRFVVSLSLVLTTALGAAWSSALPALAGSPEVLPEASGGRTGAAAAATPLRLMPLGDSITDGYQSSTGNGYRGPLWDELSAAGHSLDFVGTSRAGTMADPDNEGHSGWRIDQIAAIADASLATYRPNVVTLEIGTNDLGQNYQVPAMADRLNSLIDRIVADAPDATVLVGTLIISTSDQEQANRGEYDRRIPQIVAAEQAAGKHVRLVDLSSVTASDLADALHPNDRGYQKMADAFNGAVQSADNDGWIRNPVPNGGAVRSGIAGKCLDVNAGSSANGTPVQIWGCNNSDAQWWTARTDGTLRAVGKCLDATGLGTANGTKVELWDCNGGANQVWQAYNGGYRNPVSGRCLDDPAGSTADGTQLQLYDCNGTGAQKWTALQPL; via the coding sequence ATGAAGAGATTCGTGGTGTCCCTCTCCCTGGTACTGACGACCGCGCTGGGCGCGGCCTGGAGCTCCGCGCTACCGGCCCTGGCCGGCAGCCCCGAGGTGTTACCGGAAGCGTCCGGCGGGCGTACCGGAGCCGCGGCGGCGGCCACCCCGCTGCGGCTGATGCCGTTGGGCGACTCGATCACCGACGGCTACCAGAGCTCGACGGGCAACGGGTACCGGGGGCCGCTCTGGGACGAGTTGTCCGCAGCGGGGCATTCCCTGGACTTCGTCGGCACATCCCGGGCGGGCACCATGGCCGATCCGGACAACGAGGGGCACTCCGGCTGGCGGATCGACCAGATCGCCGCCATCGCGGACGCGTCGCTGGCAACGTACAGGCCCAATGTCGTGACGCTGGAGATCGGCACCAATGACCTTGGCCAGAACTACCAGGTGCCGGCCATGGCGGACCGGCTCAACTCCCTGATCGACAGGATCGTGGCCGACGCCCCGGACGCGACCGTGCTGGTCGGCACTCTGATCATCTCGACGAGTGATCAGGAGCAGGCCAACCGGGGCGAGTACGACCGGCGGATTCCGCAGATCGTCGCGGCCGAGCAGGCGGCGGGCAAGCACGTCCGGCTCGTCGACCTGAGCTCGGTGACGGCGTCCGACCTCGCCGACGCGCTGCACCCCAATGACCGCGGGTACCAGAAGATGGCGGACGCATTCAACGGCGCCGTCCAGTCGGCCGACAACGACGGATGGATCAGGAACCCGGTGCCGAACGGTGGCGCTGTGCGGTCCGGCATCGCGGGCAAGTGCCTGGACGTCAACGCCGGAAGCAGCGCCAACGGCACGCCCGTACAGATCTGGGGCTGCAACAACTCCGACGCCCAGTGGTGGACGGCCCGCACGGACGGCACTCTGCGCGCCGTGGGCAAGTGTCTGGACGCCACCGGCCTCGGCACGGCGAACGGGACCAAGGTGGAGCTCTGGGACTGCAACGGCGGAGCGAACCAGGTGTGGCAGGCGTACAACGGCGGCTACCGGAACCCGGTGTCCGGACGGTGCCTCGACGACCCGGCAGGCTCGACCGCGGACGGAACACAGCTGCAGCTCTACGACTGCAACGGGACCGGCGCACAGAAGTGGACGGCCCTGCAGCCGCTGTAA
- a CDS encoding TetR/AcrR family transcriptional regulator, producing MRPSSPKDAKEGTRARLLAAARTEFAEHGMGGARVDRIAHRAGANKERIYGYFGSKEKLFTAVVADALDDHAVRVGLPVDDPGEYAGRIYDFHRQNPELTRLMMWEALHYGDRPMPDDELRITHYRAKVAALVRSTGGEVDEQAAATFLALVGVAVWPLAFPQMARLVLGTAEAGPSAGVRAYVVTTARALASSSPPV from the coding sequence ATGAGACCGAGCAGCCCCAAGGACGCCAAGGAAGGGACGCGCGCCCGCCTGCTGGCGGCGGCCCGTACCGAATTCGCCGAGCACGGGATGGGCGGCGCCCGCGTCGACCGCATCGCGCACCGCGCGGGCGCCAACAAGGAGCGCATTTACGGGTACTTCGGCAGCAAGGAGAAGCTGTTCACCGCCGTGGTCGCGGACGCCCTCGACGATCACGCGGTCAGGGTCGGTCTGCCGGTGGACGACCCCGGCGAGTACGCCGGGCGCATCTACGACTTCCACCGGCAGAACCCCGAACTGACCCGGCTGATGATGTGGGAGGCGCTCCACTACGGCGACCGGCCGATGCCCGACGACGAGTTGCGCATCACTCACTACCGGGCGAAGGTCGCCGCCCTGGTGCGGTCCACCGGCGGCGAAGTGGACGAACAGGCCGCTGCGACCTTCCTCGCCCTCGTCGGCGTCGCCGTCTGGCCCCTTGCGTTTCCGCAGATGGCCCGGCTCGTCCTGGGCACGGCGGAGGCCGGACCGTCCGCCGGTGTGCGGGCCTACGTCGTGACCACGGCCAGGGCTCTGGCATCGTCGAGTCCGCCGGTGTGA
- a CDS encoding beta-ketoacyl-[acyl-carrier-protein] synthase family protein — protein MATRTDVWITGLGATTPLGADAPSTWAAMVAGENGIGSLDDEEWARRLPVRLGARMRQDPAGSLKRTEARRMDRCEQAALVAAREAWADAGAPGVDPQRLAVAIGTGTGGVLSLLGQNRVLDESGPRKVSPHTVPMLMANGPAAWVSIDLGAQAGAHTPVSACASGAEAIALALDLIRSGRADMVVAGGAEASLHPLPLSGFAQMMALSTSNGDPAGASRPFDATRNGFVLGEGAAVLVLESAGHARGRGALPYGAVAGAGTTSSARHITASDPGGQARAIRAALRDADLGPDDIGHVHAHATSTPQGDLAEAEAIGTAVGVHPVITATKSMTGHLLGASGALGAMAAVLALRDGVVPPTRNVREVDERIPLDVVTGAPRRGRWGAALANSFGFGGHNVSLVVTRADNPCR, from the coding sequence ATGGCGACAAGAACGGATGTCTGGATCACCGGGCTGGGCGCGACCACACCGCTCGGCGCCGACGCGCCCAGTACCTGGGCCGCGATGGTGGCGGGCGAGAACGGAATCGGCAGCCTCGACGACGAGGAGTGGGCCCGGCGGCTGCCGGTGCGGCTCGGGGCGAGGATGCGTCAGGACCCGGCGGGATCGCTGAAGCGCACCGAAGCGCGCCGGATGGACCGGTGCGAGCAGGCCGCCCTGGTCGCCGCGCGCGAGGCGTGGGCCGACGCGGGCGCTCCCGGTGTCGATCCGCAACGGCTCGCGGTGGCGATCGGGACGGGAACGGGCGGAGTGCTGTCACTGCTGGGGCAGAACCGGGTGCTCGACGAGTCAGGCCCGCGGAAGGTGTCCCCGCACACCGTGCCGATGCTGATGGCGAACGGACCCGCGGCCTGGGTGAGCATCGACCTGGGCGCGCAGGCCGGCGCGCACACTCCCGTGAGCGCCTGCGCGTCGGGCGCCGAGGCCATCGCTCTCGCGCTGGACCTGATCCGCTCGGGGCGGGCCGACATGGTGGTGGCCGGCGGGGCTGAAGCGAGCCTGCACCCGCTGCCGTTGAGCGGGTTCGCGCAGATGATGGCGCTCTCGACGTCCAACGGGGACCCGGCGGGAGCCTCCAGGCCGTTCGACGCCACCCGTAACGGTTTCGTGCTCGGGGAGGGGGCCGCCGTGCTGGTCCTGGAGAGCGCCGGCCACGCCCGGGGCCGGGGTGCCCTGCCGTACGGGGCGGTGGCCGGAGCGGGAACCACGTCCAGCGCCAGGCACATCACCGCGTCCGACCCCGGCGGCCAGGCACGCGCCATCCGAGCGGCCCTGCGGGACGCGGACCTCGGCCCCGATGACATCGGCCATGTGCACGCCCATGCCACATCCACCCCGCAGGGCGATCTGGCGGAGGCCGAGGCGATCGGCACCGCGGTCGGAGTGCATCCGGTGATCACGGCGACGAAGTCCATGACCGGCCACCTCCTGGGCGCATCGGGTGCGTTGGGTGCGATGGCGGCGGTTCTGGCACTCCGGGACGGGGTGGTTCCGCCGACCCGGAACGTCCGTGAGGTCGATGAGCGCATTCCGCTCGATGTGGTCACCGGGGCTCCCCGCAGGGGGCGTTGGGGCGCCGCGCTGGCGAACTCCTTTGGCTTCGGGGGCCACAACGTGTCCCTGGTCGTCACCCGTGCCGATAACCCATGCAGATAA
- a CDS encoding glycoside hydrolase family 25 protein, whose product MLHGIDVSAYQSSFGTDGVSFVFIKATEGHTYVNPRLTAQTKLARDGGCAVGFYHFLWPGNITTQAEYFVSKAPEKGSDLLAVDWETTGDGTHASNAEKDRFIREVKRLRPSHRVLLYCNRSFWLNIDTTSYAGDGLWIADYVTAGKPRIKAKWRLHQYTDHPLDKSVADFSSRAAFDTWASQG is encoded by the coding sequence ATGCTGCACGGCATCGATGTGAGTGCGTACCAGTCGTCGTTCGGAACGGACGGCGTCAGCTTTGTGTTCATCAAGGCCACGGAGGGCCACACCTACGTCAACCCGCGACTGACCGCACAGACCAAGCTGGCCAGGGACGGCGGCTGCGCCGTCGGTTTCTACCACTTCCTGTGGCCGGGAAACATCACGACGCAGGCGGAGTACTTCGTCAGCAAGGCGCCGGAGAAGGGCTCCGACCTTCTCGCGGTGGACTGGGAGACCACGGGAGACGGCACGCACGCGAGCAACGCCGAGAAGGATCGCTTCATCCGGGAGGTCAAACGGCTGCGCCCGAGCCATCGGGTCCTGCTCTACTGCAACCGCAGCTTCTGGCTGAACATCGACACCACGTCCTACGCCGGCGACGGGCTGTGGATCGCCGACTACGTGACCGCCGGAAAGCCCCGCATCAAGGCGAAGTGGCGGTTGCACCAGTACACCGACCACCCACTCGACAAGAGTGTCGCCGACTTCTCGAGCAGAGCGGCCTTCGACACGTGGGCATCGCAGGGGTAA
- a CDS encoding NADPH-dependent F420 reductase gives MKIGIIGAGQIGGNLTRRLTTLGHEVSVANSRGPQTLTALADETGATPVTVAEAARGAQVVVITIPVKAVAGLPSALLDEAAEDVAVIDTGNYYPQQRDGRIAAIEDGQTESSWTAERIGHPVVKAFNGIYAHNIIDQHLPKGAPGRYALPVAGDDEAAKQVVRDLIDEIGFDTVDAGGLDESWRQQPGTPVYGLSGGADEVRKALDAASPDRTAAWRA, from the coding sequence ATGAAGATCGGCATCATCGGCGCCGGCCAGATCGGCGGCAATCTCACCAGGCGGCTCACCACGCTGGGGCATGAGGTGTCCGTGGCCAACTCGCGCGGCCCGCAGACGCTGACGGCACTGGCCGACGAGACCGGCGCCACGCCGGTGACGGTTGCCGAAGCGGCGCGCGGCGCGCAGGTCGTGGTGATCACTATCCCGGTGAAGGCGGTGGCCGGTCTTCCGTCCGCGCTGCTCGACGAGGCGGCCGAGGATGTCGCCGTGATCGACACCGGCAACTACTACCCGCAGCAGCGGGACGGCCGTATCGCCGCCATCGAGGACGGGCAGACGGAGAGCAGCTGGACCGCCGAGCGGATCGGCCACCCGGTCGTCAAGGCGTTCAACGGCATCTACGCCCACAACATCATCGACCAGCACCTCCCCAAGGGCGCACCCGGCCGGTACGCCCTGCCGGTGGCCGGTGACGACGAGGCGGCCAAGCAGGTCGTACGGGACCTGATCGACGAGATCGGCTTCGACACGGTCGACGCCGGAGGCCTCGACGAGTCATGGCGCCAGCAGCCCGGCACCCCCGTCTACGGCCTTTCGGGAGGGGCCGACGAGGTACGCAAGGCCCTGGACGCGGCGTCGCCGGACCGTACGGCCGCCTGGCGTGCGTGA